A single window of Nicotiana sylvestris chromosome 5, ASM39365v2, whole genome shotgun sequence DNA harbors:
- the LOC138868707 gene encoding uncharacterized protein: MANQNERRDEIPPQSNRQNHSESSRENEFFNLSPPVFHGSIVDEDPMLWLEGVKKALRVMKAFDDEAVELAAYQLRDVGGAWFEMWENERDESDGPPTWKEFEEAFMANFIPEEDREAKATEFKQLKQGNKSVQEYYMEFIRLAKHAPHMVKIEKAKIWSGGSTRPSSSSATAVAPPQARGSHYQIGHGAGRGADRVTQGGGQPRLFATLDRQSTEAFAEVITGSTFSYVTPYFAINLELEPEQLSEPFLVSTPVGESVNVTRVYKGCIVSVQGRNTKADLIELEMVDFDVIMGMDWLSSCYAMLDCHTKRVRFQFPNEEVLVWNGSSSSLVESKPSALESVPVVREFPEVFPYDLPGLSLEIIIDFGIDLLPGTQPISIPSYRIAPAELNELREQLKDLIDKGFIRLSVSPWGAPILFVKKKDVSLRMWFELLKDYDINILYHPGKANVIADALCMKSKVVLAHLTIQRRSLGQEIQKLANDGIRLDETEEGGITAYALAQSSLVAHVKAIQDEDLYLVKLKEGVRNKEITAFTLGSDGVLKLNDRLCVPDVDGLRKDIMEEAHSLRYSIHPSATKIYLDLKELYWWKGMKKQVVDHVAKCLNCQQVKAEHQRPGGLAQDIEIPQWKRETINMDFRPSVHNAFLASISEKIRYQDFGDNWDDHLPLIEFAYNNSYRASIGMAPYETLYGRRCRSPVGWFEPAAVPLIGPEFVCEAL; encoded by the exons ATGGCCAACCAGAACGAGAGAAGAGATGAGATTCCACCTCAATCAAACAGACAGAACCATTCTGAGTCCTCAAGAGAGAATGAATTTTTCAATTTGAGTCCTCCGGTGTTCCATGGTTCTATAGTTGATGAAGATCCAATGTTGTGGCTGGAGGGTGTCAAGAAAGCCCTCCGAgtgatgaaagcatttgatgatgaaGCTGTGGAGCTGGCTGCTTACCAGCTTAGAGATGTGGGTGGcgcttggtttgagatgtgggaaaaTGAAAGAGATGAAAGTGATGGTCCTCCTACTTGGAAAGAATTTGAAGAGGCCTTCATGGCTAACTTTATCCCAGAAGAGGATAGGGAAGCTAAGGCTACAGAGTTCAAACAGctcaagcaagggaataaaagtgTGCAAGAGTACTACATGGAATTCATAAGGTTAGCTAAGCATGCTCCTCACATGGTTAAGATAGAAAAAGCAAAGATTTGGAG TGGTGGATCAACTCGTCCTTCTAGTTCCTCAGCTACTGCAGTTGCACCACCTCAGGCTCGTGGTTCTCATTATCAAATCGGGCATGGGGCAGGAAGAGGTGCAGATCGAGTTACTCAAGGAGGGGGACAACCCCGTTTGTTTGCTACACTTGATCGTCAGAGTACAGAGGCATTTGCagaagttattacag GTTCAACATTTTCATATGTgactccatactttgcaattaaccTCGAGCTAGAACCGGAACAACTTAGTGAGCCATTCCTAGTATCTACTCCAGTTGGCGAGTCAGTGAATGTCACAAGAGTCTATAAAGGTTGTATAGTTTCAGTCCAAGGTCGCAACACCAAGGCCGATCTCATAGAACTAGAAATGGTGGACTTCGATGTgatcatgggtatggattggttgtcttcctGCTATGCCATGTTAGATTGTCATACCAAGAGAGTcaggttccaatttccaaatgaagaagtctTAGTGTGGAATGGTAGTTCATCATCGcttgtag AATCAAAACCATCAGCTCTTGAGTCAGTGCCAGTTGTTAGAGAATTTCCAGAAGTTTTCCCATATGACCTTCCCGGACTTTCTCTTGAAATAATCATAGACTTTGGCATTGATCtcttgccaggcactcagcccatatctataccTTCTTATAGGATAGCTCCAGCAGAACTTAATGAGTTGAGAGAACAGTTGAAAGATCTTATTGACAAGGGCTTCATCAGGCTGAGTGTTTCACCGTGGGGTGCCCCGATCctgtttgtcaagaagaaagaTGTGTCTCTCAGAAT GTGGTTtgagctattgaaagattatgacatcaatatcctTTACCACCCTGGCAAAGCTAATGTGATAGCAGATGCACTTTGTATGAAATCAAAAGTTGTCTTGGCCCATCTTACAATACAAAGGCGATCTTTGGGTCAAGAAATTCAAAAACTAGCAAATGATGGAATTAGATTGGATGAGACCGAAGAAGGAGGTATAACTGCTTATGCCTTAGCGCAATCCTCCCTTGTTGCGCATGTTAAGGCTATACAAGACGAAGATCTGTACTTAGTAAAGTTAAAAGAAGGAGTTAGAAACAAAGAAATCACTGCTTTCACTCTTGGAAGTGacggagttttgaagttgaatgatcgATTATGTGTGCCTGATGTAGATGGTCTTAGGAAGGACATAATGGAAGAAGCTCACAGTTTGAGGTACTCTATCCACCCAAGTGCTACCAAAATTTATCTAGATTTGAAAGAGTTGTATTGGTGGAAAGGCATGAAGAAGCAAGTAGTAGATCATGTGGCTaaatgtttgaattgccagcaagtcaaagccgagcatcagaggcctggtggcctaGCTCAAGATATAGAGATACCACAGTGGAAGCGGGAgacgattaatatggatttc aggccctcagttcacaaCGCATTTTTGGCAAGTATTTCAGAAAAGATTAGGTACCAAG ATTTTGGAgataattgggatgatcacttgccacttatagaatttgcttacaataacagctatcgggccagcattggtatggctccttatgaaACGCTGTATGGGCGAAGATGtaggtctccagtgggttggtttgaaccagcaGCAGTGCCATTGATTGGTCCAGAGTTTGTTTGTGAGGCCTTATag
- the LOC138868708 gene encoding uncharacterized protein, with protein sequence MVGDKMFLKVSPMKGVMRFGKKGKLSPTFIGPYEIIGKKGNVTYKLALPVELSFVHPVFHVSMLIKYIHDESHIIPADIIEIKEGLTYKEVPIEILDRQVRKLRTKDAALFVE encoded by the coding sequence atggttggtgataagatgtttttgaaagtttcaccaatgaaaggagttatgaggtttggtaagaaagggaaactTAGTCCTACATTTATTGGACCTTATGAGATTATAGGAAAGAAGGGAAACGTGACTTATAAGCTAGCGTTGCCCGTTGAGTTGTCCTTTGTTCAtcctgtctttcatgtgtctatgcttataAAGTACATTCATGATGAGTCGCACATAATACCTGCAGATAtcatagaaattaaagaaggcttgacttataaagaggtacctatagaaattctcgataggcaagtaagaaagttgagaacaaaagatgcagcattatttgtggagtaa